GCCTTGGCGGTGGCCTTGTCGGCCGCGAACTCGAACGTGAAGTACTTCGCGGTCGGGGCGGTGTAGCCGACCTTCTCCAGGTGCGCGATCGTGGAGGCGTCGGTGCCCTCCTGGTCCTTGTAGGTCAGGGCCAGCGTGCACATCTGCTTCAGGACCGGCGCGGCCTCGGCCTGCTTGGCGTTCTTGGAGACGGCGTTGAACTTCGGGATGGCGATGGCGGCCAGGATGCCGATGATGACCACGACGATCATCAGTTCGATCAGGGTGAAGCCCTTGTTGTTGCGAAGGTTGCGCATGAGGTGCTCCTACTGGGGTTGGTTGGGTGCTTCAGCACTGTCGCCGTGCTGCTGGCCTGGAGTAAGGCAACGGGCATACCACCCGGTCGGCATTTTGCAAGTCGTTGCGAGAGGTGTGTTTACGTCACCGTCGTCCGCGGCTGGCCCCGGTTGGGGTTCGGCAAAGTGCTGGGTTTCGTGCAGAATGCTTGCGGGGTGCCCGCGCGGTCCCGCCCGTCGGCCCGGACCGCCCCCGCCCCTGGATCACCGCCATCGCGCCGGCGCTACCCGGAGTGTCCTCAAAAACGCGTCGCACTCGTGGCGGGTGGCGGTTAGGATTTCCGGCCCTCCCCTCCCTACATTCTGGACAGCGTTGGACGTGATGGTGGCCGGACGGGGGAGGGAGGCGGCGCGTGGAGATACGGCGAGGTGGGTACACGCTGGTGGAGCTGCTGGTGGTCCTCTGCATCGTGGGCCTGACGTGCGCCCTGGGGGTGCCGAGGCTGGACGGGATGCTGGCGCGGATGAGGGTGCGGAGCGCCGCGAACCTCGTGGCGGGCGACCTGGCCCTGGTGCGGATGCTGGCCGTGCGCGAGGGGCACACCGCCGTGCTGGTGCTGGAGCCTTCCGGCGACTGCCAGGTGCGCTTCCGGGGCCGGCGGGCCGGGTTCCGCTACCGGATACACGGCCAGCCGCGGCCAGCCGCGCCCTCGCGCACCGTCGACCTTCGCCTCGCGGGGGGGCGCGTGTGCATGGAGATGAACGGCCTCGACTCGCTGGCGGTGAACTCGCGCGGACTGCCGCGCGGCTTCAACAACCGCACCGTGTGGGTGCACGAGCGCACGTACGCCGACAGCCTCTTCCTTTCCGTCGCGGGGCGGGTGCGGCGGATGCGGTAACTGCCGCGCGGGCCGGAAAAGATTTCCGGGCACCGCAAGTTCTTTGGGCGGCGCCGGGGGGGAGCGGGCGTAAAACGGCGCCGTTTCAGGCCTTCGGGCCGGGCACGGATGTTACGTGGAGTGCCTGCATGATTTGCGCACACCACATCCGCCGCGGCCGCCGCGCGGGCTTCACGCTCATCGAGCTCCTGGTGGTCCTGCTCCTGATGGGGCTGGTCCTGGCCATGGTCGGCCCCAAGTTCACCGCGAGCATCCGGTACTTCACGGCCCGGAGCGCCACCTCGCAGGTGGTCGCCGACCTGGCGCTGGCCCGCACGCAGGCCGTGCGCGAAGGCAACACCGCCTCGTTCCGCCTGGTGAGCCCGTCGAAGTACGAGGTCACGGTCGATGCGCCCAACGGGACCGTGGCGCGGGTGGTCAAGCGCGTCACGCTCGAGGGCACCGCCCGGGGCGTGGCCGTCACCGCCCCGGCCGGAGCACGCATCGCCTTCGACTCGCGCGGCATGCGCCGCACGGGCGCCGGCCTGGGAGACAATCTCGTCATCACCCGCCAGGGCGGGCTGACGGACGTCGTAACCGTTACCATCGTGGGAAGAGTGATCCGTGACAAGTGATCCGGCAGCCACCCGGCCGCGCGCCGACGCGGGGTTCAGCCTCGTAGAGGTCCTGGTGGCCATGGTCATCCTGGCGGTCGGCCTGCTGGGCGTCGAGGCCATGGCCATTGGCGCCAGCCGCCAGATCGGCATGGCCAACCGCACCACCCAGTACACCCTGATCGCCACGCAGGAGCTGGAAACCGAGCTCAAGACGGTCCGCGCGGGAGGGCAGCCCCAGTCCAGGCGCTACCCCCTGGAGGGGGGCGGCACCGTGGACGTGGCCGCCAACTCCCAGGTGCTGCCCGACGCCGGCACGATGTGGCAGATCACCGCCACCGTCACCCCCCCGTCCGGGGACCACCTTCGCCTGCAACCCATCACCGTCCGTGGCCGTGCGCTCACTCCCCGCAACTGACCGGGCCCGTGCCCGCGGCGGCTTTACGCTGGCCGAGCTGATGATCTCGCTGGTCATCGGCGGCATCCTGGTAGCCGTCGTGCTCCAGTTCGTGAGCGGCCAGACCCGTACCGCCGCCGCGCAGAGCGCGCGCGAGCAGGTGCAGCAGAACGCGCGCGGGGCCCTGGAAATCGTGGGCAGCGACCTTCGCGGCGCCATCGCGGGGGGGCTGCTCCGGGCAGACGCGCAGCGGCTGGACTTCATGCTCCCGCGCAGGTGGGGCGTGGTCTGCAACACCGCCGGCGGCAACACCACCACCGCGCTCTTCCCGGTCATCCCCGGCGACCCCATCCCCACCGGGGCGGGCGCCGGCCTGATCGTTTTCCGAGACAACGCCTGGCTCCCCACGGTGCCCGCGCTCGCCACCGTCACCGGCACCGCACCGGCCCCCCTCGCGGCCTGCCGCGGCGCGGCCGGCAACGTCCAGGCGGTCACGCTGACGGGCACGGGACATCCGCTGCTCGCGCTCGCGGGCGACCGGATCGCCGTGTACCAGCTGGTCCGCTACGACGTGGGGGTTTCGCAGGGGGAGCGGTGGATCCGGCGCAGCGACGGCGCGGGGATCGCGAACGGCAACATGCAGCCGCTGGCCGGCCCGGTCGACGACCAGTTCGTGGGGTTCGAGTACCTCCGCGGCAATCCCCCCGTTTCGATCGGTGCTGCCCCCGGCCTGGCCGCCGCGGCCAGCGGCATCGAGATGATCCGCTTCCGCGTGCGCACCGTCAGCGCTCCCAGGGCCGACGGAAGCCACCAGGTGGAACAAGACTCCGTCACCGTCCAGATCCGCAACTAGAGGCCATGCCGATGATGCTCCCGAACCTGGCACCCGCACGCAATCGCCGCGGCGCCGCACTGCCGGTGGCGCTGATGGGGCTGGTGGCGGTGTCGCTGCTGGTCACCGCCGCCCTCTTCACCTCGTCCACCGAGTTCGCCATCAGCGCGGCCCACCGCACCGGGGCCACGTCGCTCTTCGACGCCGACGCGGCGCTGGAGCAGTACGTGGCCGACCGGCTGGGCGCGGGGCTGGGGATGGCGCCCACCGCGGCCGGCGGCGTCCAGGGGCCGGGCGGGGCGGCGTACACGGTGCAGGTAGACCGGATGTCGGACTCCACGGACAGGAGTGGCGACCCCATGACGCGCACCGAGATCTTTTCGCTGCTGGTTCAGCCGGCGAACGGGCGCGGCCGGGGGGTGGGGGCCTTCATCGCCGCGAAGCGCTCGGTCAAGCCGCTGCGCACCAACATCAACTCGGGGGCAACCTCGGGCGGCGCCATCAACATCAGCGGCAGCTCCGTCATCAGCAACGGCAGCGACCAGAGCAACTACTGCGGCGCCGCCGACAACGAGGCCGACTTCGCGGTGCAGGTTACCTCCGACGCCTGCGCGGACGGAACCGCGAGCTGCATCGACGCGGGCGAGAAGAACCTCGACGGGGCGAAAGGAGTCACCGGCTTTACGAAGGCCCAGCTCGCCGAGCGCCTGCTCGGCCCCGGGGTCACCCTGCGCTCCCTGGCCGAGAATGCCGGCATCAAGTTCGGCGCAATGTGGGACTCGGCGAACTATTCCCACAACACGCGCGCGAACTCCAGCAGCTCCACCCCGCGCAAGTACAACTGGGGATGCCCGCTTACGCTGGGCGTCGCGTGCCCCAGCACGGCCGCCGCGGATCTCCACACGGTGGTGGCCATCGACGCCAGCGGCCTGCTCGACCGGACGGTGGTGATCAACGGCGACTACGGCCAGGGAATCATCATCATCCTGAACGGCAATCTCAGGATCCAGGGCAACTTCGTGTTCAAGGGGATCCTGCTGGTGGAAGGCGACATGGACATCAAGGGCGGATCGGGTGGCGAGGACGCCAAGATCGAGGGATCGGTCGTGGCGTTCGGGGCCAACAGCGCCGTCGCCGACAACGTCAGCGGCAACGCCACCATCCGCTACAACACCTGCGGGATCAAGGATGCCGAGAAGGCGATGAACGACGCCGCGCTCAACAACGCGCCGCAGGCTCGGTCCGGCGGAACATTCTCCTGGTACGAACTGATACGGTAAACGCCGCAGTGCCACGGGGTAGCGCGGGCATGTGCCGTTTGTCTTGACGGCGGCGCATGCCCGCACTAACGTATGCACGGCCTTCCTTGACCACATTCCACCAGCCTCACTGAGCCGCGGCATCTCGCGGCGCCGGTGTTCCCGCACGAAAGACACGGGTACATGGTTTCGTTCCTGCGCCGCAACAAGAGCACGGTCGGGCTCGACATCGGCAGCGGCTTCATCAAGGTGGCCGTGGTCGACCATTCCGGCGCCGAGCCCGAGCTCACCCACGTGTCGCACACCCCCCTGATCGCCGACGCGATCGTGGAGGGCGAGGTCATGGACCCGCAGATCGTGGTGGAAACGGTGCGGTCGCTCATGGAGTCGGCGGCGGTGAAGCCCCGGCGCCTGGTATCGTCGGTGGGCGGGCGCGACGTGATGGTCAAGAAGATCCAGATGGACCGGATGAAGGAAACCGACGCGCGCGAGGTGATCCGCTGGGAGGCCGAGCAGTACGTGCCCTTCGACATGGCGAACGTGCAGCTGGACTTTCAGATCCTGGACCCGCTCGACGACGGCCTGCAGATGAGCGTGCTGCTGGTGGCCGCCAAGCGCGAGGTGGTGGACCAGCGGGTGGGGCTGCTTCGCGACGCGGGGCTGCTCCCCCAGGTGGTGGACGTGGACTCGTTCGCCCTTCACAACGCCTTCGAGTACAACTACCCCGAGGCCATGGAGGGGGTGGCGGCGCTGGTGAACGTGGGCCACGAGATCGCCACCGTGAACGTGCTGCAGGAGGGCGCCCTGGTGCTCACCCGCGACGTGCCTTTCGGCTCGCGGCGGCTGCGCGAAGACATGCGCCGCATGCACGGCCTGACGGTGGACGAGGCCGACGCGGTGCTGCAGGGCCGCTCGCCCCGCGCCGGCGAGTTCCAGGACCTGCTGAAGCAGGGCGCCGAAGACCTGGCCGTGGGGGTGGAGCGCGCGCTGGCCTTTTTGGGCGGCGAGGCGGCCGGCCCCGGGCGCGTGTACGTGTGCGGCGGCGGCGCCCGCATCCCGGGGCTGGTCGACGTCCTGGCCTCGCGGCTGCGCGCCCGCACCGAGGTGGCCACGCCGCTGCAGCGCCTGAAGGTGCGCCCGGGGGTCACCTCGTTCTTCCCGGTCGACGAGCTTGCGCCCATGCTGATGCTGTCCGTGGGGCTCGCCCTGCGCGCGGCCGCCTGAGGCCCGCGCCCATGACGGCCCCTTTGCCCGAGACGCGCACGTGATCGAGATCAACCTTCTCCCCGGCGGGGCGCAGAAGCGCCCGGCGGCCGCCCGCCGCCCCGGGGCCGGCGTGGCGCTGCCCAGGCTGGGGGGCGACCCGCGGATCGCGGGACTGGGCGGCGCGGC
This is a stretch of genomic DNA from Longimicrobium sp.. It encodes these proteins:
- a CDS encoding PilW family protein: MRSLPATDRARARGGFTLAELMISLVIGGILVAVVLQFVSGQTRTAAAQSAREQVQQNARGALEIVGSDLRGAIAGGLLRADAQRLDFMLPRRWGVVCNTAGGNTTTALFPVIPGDPIPTGAGAGLIVFRDNAWLPTVPALATVTGTAPAPLAACRGAAGNVQAVTLTGTGHPLLALAGDRIAVYQLVRYDVGVSQGERWIRRSDGAGIANGNMQPLAGPVDDQFVGFEYLRGNPPVSIGAAPGLAAAASGIEMIRFRVRTVSAPRADGSHQVEQDSVTVQIRN
- a CDS encoding type IV pilus modification PilV family protein, with amino-acid sequence MTSDPAATRPRADAGFSLVEVLVAMVILAVGLLGVEAMAIGASRQIGMANRTTQYTLIATQELETELKTVRAGGQPQSRRYPLEGGGTVDVAANSQVLPDAGTMWQITATVTPPSGDHLRLQPITVRGRALTPRN
- a CDS encoding GspH/FimT family pseudopilin, producing MICAHHIRRGRRAGFTLIELLVVLLLMGLVLAMVGPKFTASIRYFTARSATSQVVADLALARTQAVREGNTASFRLVSPSKYEVTVDAPNGTVARVVKRVTLEGTARGVAVTAPAGARIAFDSRGMRRTGAGLGDNLVITRQGGLTDVVTVTIVGRVIRDK
- a CDS encoding pilus assembly PilX N-terminal domain-containing protein, whose protein sequence is MMLPNLAPARNRRGAALPVALMGLVAVSLLVTAALFTSSTEFAISAAHRTGATSLFDADAALEQYVADRLGAGLGMAPTAAGGVQGPGGAAYTVQVDRMSDSTDRSGDPMTRTEIFSLLVQPANGRGRGVGAFIAAKRSVKPLRTNINSGATSGGAINISGSSVISNGSDQSNYCGAADNEADFAVQVTSDACADGTASCIDAGEKNLDGAKGVTGFTKAQLAERLLGPGVTLRSLAENAGIKFGAMWDSANYSHNTRANSSSSTPRKYNWGCPLTLGVACPSTAAADLHTVVAIDASGLLDRTVVINGDYGQGIIIILNGNLRIQGNFVFKGILLVEGDMDIKGGSGGEDAKIEGSVVAFGANSAVADNVSGNATIRYNTCGIKDAEKAMNDAALNNAPQARSGGTFSWYELIR
- a CDS encoding type IV pilin protein, with the protein product MRNLRNNKGFTLIELMIVVVIIGILAAIAIPKFNAVSKNAKQAEAAPVLKQMCTLALTYKDQEGTDASTIAHLEKVGYTAPTAKYFTFEFAADKATAKA
- a CDS encoding prepilin-type N-terminal cleavage/methylation domain-containing protein produces the protein MEIRRGGYTLVELLVVLCIVGLTCALGVPRLDGMLARMRVRSAANLVAGDLALVRMLAVREGHTAVLVLEPSGDCQVRFRGRRAGFRYRIHGQPRPAAPSRTVDLRLAGGRVCMEMNGLDSLAVNSRGLPRGFNNRTVWVHERTYADSLFLSVAGRVRRMR
- the pilM gene encoding type IV pilus assembly protein PilM; translation: MVSFLRRNKSTVGLDIGSGFIKVAVVDHSGAEPELTHVSHTPLIADAIVEGEVMDPQIVVETVRSLMESAAVKPRRLVSSVGGRDVMVKKIQMDRMKETDAREVIRWEAEQYVPFDMANVQLDFQILDPLDDGLQMSVLLVAAKREVVDQRVGLLRDAGLLPQVVDVDSFALHNAFEYNYPEAMEGVAALVNVGHEIATVNVLQEGALVLTRDVPFGSRRLREDMRRMHGLTVDEADAVLQGRSPRAGEFQDLLKQGAEDLAVGVERALAFLGGEAAGPGRVYVCGGGARIPGLVDVLASRLRARTEVATPLQRLKVRPGVTSFFPVDELAPMLMLSVGLALRAAA